A region from the Chitinophaga sp. Cy-1792 genome encodes:
- a CDS encoding RagB/SusD family nutrient uptake outer membrane protein → MTTIHKKYTSLTTTVLLLLLLAISACKKDLDTSPLTTYSNETFWTSEQNAMIALTGVYRGNIQMNKAAEFTATDWWSYYGLLFQEFASDNAYDRRGDNSAINRLSNGTMTNDLGVLGEYWSASYTRIARANYFLENVAKTPVSKDKLARLTAEARFLRACTYFYMSQFWQSVPLVTRSLSAYEANHVLKAPKDSIVQFVIDELNAAVADLPQYKDLASTERGRASKQAALAFLGRLYLSEKKYAQAASTYKQIIDYNDNIIDPDYAGLFNGSNETSKEIIFATQYVVDYGSNAMLQHMYPAVAGGWHLYCPLGSLVESYEFNDGTPFSFTDARYNPNDLGAGRDPRLKLNILYNGNLFKNLRYVSHPDSVSSSDQLTTTKQATRTGFCIRKYNSETFTGDLQNSGIDLPVIRYAEVLLSYLEAKLEAGDAIDQSLLDATINKVRGRAAVNMPPVKVTDAATLRPVLRRERRNELAMEGLRYWDLLRWGIAAQVLKGDFYGAPFPNAKNLRKNAAGTVDPYSRWYVTSKAFRAGTDEKWPVPLSEVNINPKLQ, encoded by the coding sequence ATGACGACTATTCATAAAAAATATACATCGCTGACAACAACAGTTTTACTGTTGCTGCTACTTGCCATAAGTGCCTGCAAAAAAGACCTGGATACCTCTCCCCTTACCACTTACTCCAACGAAACATTCTGGACCAGTGAGCAAAATGCCATGATTGCCTTAACAGGTGTTTACAGAGGAAATATCCAGATGAACAAGGCTGCAGAATTCACTGCCACCGACTGGTGGTCGTATTACGGGCTGCTGTTCCAGGAGTTTGCGTCCGACAATGCCTACGACCGCCGTGGCGATAATTCCGCCATTAACCGTCTCAGTAATGGCACCATGACCAATGATCTTGGTGTCCTCGGTGAATACTGGTCGGCCAGCTATACCCGTATTGCAAGAGCCAATTACTTCCTGGAGAATGTGGCCAAAACGCCTGTATCAAAAGATAAACTCGCCCGCCTGACAGCAGAAGCCCGCTTCCTGCGTGCCTGCACCTATTTTTACATGTCGCAGTTCTGGCAGTCGGTACCCCTTGTAACCCGCTCGCTGTCTGCATATGAAGCCAACCACGTTTTAAAGGCGCCCAAAGATTCCATCGTTCAGTTTGTGATCGATGAATTAAATGCCGCCGTGGCAGATCTTCCGCAATACAAAGACCTTGCATCAACAGAGCGTGGCCGTGCCTCCAAGCAGGCTGCCCTGGCTTTTCTCGGAAGATTATATCTCTCAGAAAAAAAATATGCACAGGCAGCCAGTACCTACAAACAGATCATCGATTATAACGACAACATCATTGACCCGGACTATGCGGGCCTTTTTAACGGCAGCAATGAAACCAGCAAGGAGATCATCTTCGCTACGCAATATGTAGTGGATTATGGCTCCAATGCCATGTTACAGCATATGTACCCGGCAGTAGCCGGCGGCTGGCACCTGTATTGTCCGCTGGGAAGCCTGGTAGAATCATATGAATTCAACGACGGCACCCCATTTTCGTTTACTGATGCCCGTTACAACCCGAATGATCTTGGTGCCGGCAGGGATCCCAGGCTGAAACTGAATATCCTGTATAACGGGAATTTATTTAAAAACCTGCGCTATGTATCACATCCGGATTCCGTCAGCAGCAGCGACCAGCTGACTACCACCAAACAAGCCACCAGAACAGGCTTCTGTATCAGGAAATATAACAGTGAAACCTTCACTGGCGACCTGCAGAACTCAGGCATCGACCTTCCCGTGATCCGCTATGCAGAAGTATTGCTCAGTTACCTTGAAGCTAAACTGGAAGCCGGAGATGCCATTGACCAGTCGTTACTCGATGCTACCATCAACAAAGTACGTGGCCGTGCAGCAGTGAATATGCCACCGGTAAAGGTTACAGACGCCGCTACCCTGCGGCCTGTCCTTCGCCGTGAGCGCCGCAACGAACTCGCCATGGAAGGCCTCCGTTACTGGGACCTCCTGCGCTGGGGTATTGCCGCCCAGGTATTAAAAGGTGATTTCTATGGCGCTCCATTCCCGAACGCAAAGAACCTGCGTAAGAATGCCGCCGGCACCGTAGACCCTTATAGCCGCTGGTACGTCACCAGCAAGGCTTTCAGAGCAGGCACAGATGAAAAATGGCCGGTACCGCTGTCAGAAGTAAATATCAATCCAAAGTTGCAATAA
- a CDS encoding glycoside hydrolase family 30 beta sandwich domain-containing protein produces MKKNYLRLAAVGMLCLAMYACKKNMYMPDEAKGTTTARANESVSVWMTSGDQSKLLQQQGNVTFAADAGSSGTTITVNEGTTYQGIDGFGFTLTQGSAKLISNLSASAQSSLLNELFSPSSGIGLSVVRVGIGATDLSDYSFTYRDGASFSLSGPDLTYTIPILKKILAINPAIKVLATPWTAPTWMKSNGSFSGGTLKAENYESYGQYWLDYMNAMRGQGIEIWGVTPQNEPLNANNEPSMTLTKENELGLINSYMGPKLRGAGFNCKIICYDHNCDNTDFPTYVANNSTYVDGSAFHLYGGNISAMTTVKNATNKNVYFTEQYTSTSGSFSGDFAWHTQNVVLGSLNNWSRTVLEWNLASDSQGGPHTPGGSSNSMGAITIDGSTITRRVGYYIIAQVSKFVQPGAVRISSNSSGNIQTTAFKNSDGSKVLLAYNTGSSSVSFKVLWGSQSFTYTLPGGSSATFKWSGAGSTGTTAPIGQNITLKGFNNMYVSSENGTQAMNCNRATASGWETFTVIDAGSGKIALQAMGKYVSSENGAQAITCNRTTVGDWEKFDWVVNADGKISLRGNNGLYVSSENGTQAMTCTRTAISGWEAFGVNQ; encoded by the coding sequence CCGATGAGGCAAAGGGAACTACCACTGCCAGGGCCAATGAGTCGGTAAGTGTATGGATGACCTCCGGCGACCAGAGTAAACTACTGCAGCAGCAAGGCAACGTTACCTTTGCAGCGGATGCCGGTTCTTCCGGTACTACCATTACTGTAAATGAAGGAACTACCTATCAGGGTATCGATGGTTTCGGTTTCACCCTCACCCAGGGTAGTGCCAAATTAATCAGCAATCTGTCGGCATCAGCGCAAAGCTCCCTGTTGAATGAACTGTTCAGTCCTTCCAGTGGTATCGGACTGTCGGTGGTACGCGTCGGCATCGGCGCTACCGATCTGAGTGATTATTCCTTTACTTACCGCGATGGCGCTTCCTTTAGCTTGTCTGGCCCCGACCTGACGTACACCATTCCCATCCTGAAAAAAATCCTGGCGATCAATCCGGCAATCAAAGTACTGGCCACGCCATGGACGGCGCCTACCTGGATGAAATCCAACGGCTCTTTTTCCGGCGGCACCCTGAAGGCAGAGAACTATGAGAGCTACGGACAATACTGGCTGGATTATATGAACGCCATGCGCGGACAAGGTATCGAAATCTGGGGCGTAACACCGCAGAACGAACCGCTGAACGCCAACAATGAGCCCAGCATGACCCTTACCAAAGAAAATGAACTGGGACTGATTAACAGCTATATGGGCCCTAAGCTGCGTGGCGCCGGCTTCAATTGTAAGATCATCTGCTATGACCACAACTGTGATAATACCGATTTTCCTACCTATGTTGCCAATAACAGTACTTATGTGGATGGTTCGGCATTTCACCTCTATGGCGGCAATATCTCTGCCATGACCACCGTAAAGAATGCTACCAATAAGAACGTTTATTTCACAGAACAGTATACCTCTACCAGCGGCAGCTTCTCCGGCGATTTCGCCTGGCATACCCAGAACGTGGTGCTCGGATCACTTAATAACTGGTCCAGGACCGTATTGGAATGGAACCTCGCCAGCGACTCCCAGGGTGGCCCTCACACACCTGGTGGCAGCTCTAACTCTATGGGCGCTATCACGATCGATGGCAGTACCATTACAAGGAGAGTAGGGTATTATATTATTGCACAGGTTTCTAAATTCGTACAGCCAGGCGCGGTACGTATTTCATCCAACAGCTCCGGCAATATCCAGACAACCGCCTTTAAAAACAGCGATGGGTCAAAAGTGCTGCTGGCCTATAATACCGGTTCTTCCAGCGTTTCATTTAAAGTGCTGTGGGGCAGCCAGTCATTTACCTATACCTTACCTGGTGGCTCGTCTGCAACGTTTAAATGGTCAGGAGCAGGCAGCACCGGCACTACTGCGCCTATCGGACAGAATATTACGCTGAAAGGTTTTAATAACATGTACGTTAGCAGTGAGAATGGTACACAGGCCATGAACTGCAACAGGGCAACAGCATCCGGCTGGGAAACTTTCACCGTGATCGACGCCGGCAGCGGAAAGATTGCATTGCAGGCGATGGGCAAATATGTATCATCAGAAAATGGTGCACAGGCGATTACCTGTAACCGCACCACTGTTGGCGACTGGGAAAAGTTTGACTGGGTGGTGAATGCCGACGGTAAAATATCCCTTCGTGGCAATAACGGACTGTATGTAAGTTCCGAAAACGGTACCCAGGCCATGACCTGTACCCGTACTGCTATTTCCGGCTGGGAAGCATTTGGTGTAAATCAGTAA
- a CDS encoding 7TM diverse intracellular signaling domain-containing protein — MHSTNMPLYSKMIRCCIIAMLLCFCISTSVQAQRPVHINHTTAEYIFTNDEISWLEDPAGTMQFKEARSRDAAGEFQANTSYYPKNTDQQSAYWFKVHVILGDSIEKKQSIIEFFDQTIDDITIYLPDANGEYIAAHSGAAEQFRHRLYQHKNFEFQVPDLSKGDYTYYVRVKSLNEINFIMVYRTAERFINYALVEYITYGLFYGMILVFCFYNLLMLMATGLNHYLYYVLYIVSVGVYEMSTDGIAFQFIWPGTPGLNVYMYGISLYCMSIFALIFARTLLRVKRQSPFLYRLLNGIIVIRTVFFIVCLFFRKEWFIYKFLDFIPLFAAFIAGIIIWYKGFKPARFFVLGYALLFLGAIGKLINVLGLISGNLSVAAHYSMVFGFVMEMILLSFSIGDQVRLLRKEKKQAQDDAFFHMQHHLKLQASANQLLEEQVAERTRQLELQSQEIYQQAQEIARMNKLLEKDNAELKTNIEKITDARITSAELTFEEFSQKYPDQEKCYSFLADLKWSKGYSCKKCNYNNFSKGRKPFSRRCNKCAYEESPMNDTIFENNRIPINKAFYIVYLVFTTKGNISSYQIAEKTGMRQGTCWAYAVRIKNLLEAESMTTRKNKKGSWMDLIMKV, encoded by the coding sequence ATGCATTCAACCAACATGCCACTGTATTCAAAAATGATACGCTGCTGTATTATAGCAATGCTATTATGCTTCTGTATTTCCACCAGCGTGCAGGCACAGCGCCCTGTACACATCAACCACACCACAGCAGAGTATATTTTCACCAATGATGAAATCAGCTGGCTGGAAGACCCCGCCGGCACCATGCAGTTTAAAGAGGCCCGCTCCCGCGATGCAGCAGGTGAATTTCAAGCCAACACCAGCTACTATCCCAAAAATACAGACCAGCAGTCTGCATACTGGTTTAAGGTACATGTGATCCTGGGTGATTCCATAGAAAAGAAGCAAAGCATCATTGAGTTTTTTGATCAGACTATCGATGATATAACGATTTATCTCCCCGATGCCAATGGCGAATATATCGCGGCACATTCCGGGGCAGCAGAGCAATTCCGCCACCGCCTTTACCAGCACAAGAACTTCGAATTCCAGGTGCCTGATCTGTCGAAAGGCGATTATACCTATTACGTGCGGGTGAAGTCGCTGAATGAAATCAACTTCATCATGGTATACCGCACGGCAGAGCGTTTCATCAACTATGCCCTCGTGGAATATATCACCTATGGGTTGTTTTATGGTATGATACTCGTTTTCTGTTTTTATAACCTCCTCATGCTGATGGCCACCGGCCTCAATCACTACCTGTATTATGTACTGTATATTGTTAGTGTGGGCGTTTATGAGATGAGCACAGATGGTATTGCCTTTCAGTTTATCTGGCCGGGTACACCCGGACTAAATGTATACATGTATGGCATCTCCCTATATTGCATGAGTATATTTGCACTCATCTTTGCCAGAACATTATTGCGTGTAAAAAGACAAAGTCCTTTCCTATACAGGCTTTTGAACGGGATCATCGTTATACGGACCGTATTCTTTATCGTTTGCCTGTTTTTCAGAAAAGAATGGTTTATCTACAAATTTCTTGATTTCATACCACTCTTCGCAGCATTTATTGCCGGTATCATTATCTGGTACAAGGGCTTTAAGCCGGCACGCTTCTTTGTGTTGGGCTACGCCCTGCTCTTTCTCGGCGCTATCGGAAAATTAATCAATGTGCTGGGGCTGATCAGCGGAAACCTGTCTGTAGCGGCACATTACAGTATGGTATTTGGATTTGTTATGGAGATGATTTTGCTATCTTTTTCCATCGGCGACCAGGTAAGACTTTTAAGAAAGGAAAAGAAACAGGCGCAGGACGATGCCTTTTTTCACATGCAGCATCATCTCAAACTACAGGCATCTGCCAATCAGCTACTGGAAGAACAGGTGGCCGAACGTACCAGGCAGCTGGAATTACAATCCCAGGAAATCTACCAGCAGGCACAGGAGATCGCCCGCATGAATAAATTACTGGAGAAAGATAATGCCGAATTAAAAACGAATATTGAAAAAATAACAGATGCCAGGATCACCTCTGCGGAGCTGACATTTGAAGAATTCAGCCAGAAATATCCCGATCAGGAAAAATGCTACAGCTTCCTGGCAGACCTGAAATGGAGCAAAGGATACTCCTGCAAAAAATGTAATTACAATAACTTCAGCAAAGGCCGCAAACCATTCAGTCGCCGCTGTAATAAATGCGCCTATGAAGAATCTCCGATGAACGATACTATTTTTGAAAATAACCGTATACCGATCAACAAAGCATTTTACATCGTATACCTGGTGTTTACTACCAAAGGGAATATATCGTCTTACCAGATTGCGGAAAAAACAGGTATGCGCCAGGGTACTTGCTGGGCCTATGCCGTACGAATTAAAAATCTCCTGGAGGCAGAATCCATGACTACCAGGAAAAATAAAAAAGGTAGCTGGATGGACCTGATCATGAAAGTTTAA
- a CDS encoding arylsulfatase, protein MKRLYLFTAGIFFLLGTTTRLSAQQKPNIIVIYADDLGYGDISCYGMKRIQTPNIDQLARQGVRFTNGYATSATCTPSRYGILTGRYPWRQKGTGIAPGDASLIIPTDHKTLPGMLQDAGYHTAAIGKWHLGIGNPGTTIDWNTELKPGPNEVGFNYSFIMPATLDRVPCVFVENHHVVNLDKNDPITVSYKHKVGNDPTGKENPEKLRMRTDPHQGHDQTIIDSISRIGWMTGGNSARWKDENIAGIITQKAISFIGENKTNPFFIYFASGDIHVPRYPNSMFRGKSGMGLRGDAILQLDWTVGQIVHALDSLGLTQNTMIIFSSDNGPVLNDGYLDQAVELVGSHKPAGPLRGGKYSSFEAGARVPLIVKWPATIKKPSVSNALIGQIDFFSSLAKLTGQPIANDDAPDSFDMLQQLLGKSGKSRPYIITQGNALALIEGDYKYITPSNGRKYADEVQIEMGTDPAPQLYNIKKDVFEKDNLAKKDPTKTNAMAEKLKAVSAAESSR, encoded by the coding sequence ATGAAAAGATTGTATCTGTTCACAGCAGGGATATTCTTCCTGCTGGGAACCACCACCAGACTATCCGCGCAGCAAAAGCCCAACATCATCGTCATTTATGCCGATGACCTGGGCTATGGCGATATCAGCTGCTATGGTATGAAAAGAATTCAGACGCCTAACATCGATCAGCTCGCCCGGCAGGGTGTACGCTTTACCAATGGCTATGCTACCAGTGCTACGTGTACACCTTCCCGTTATGGTATACTCACCGGCCGTTACCCGTGGCGGCAGAAAGGCACCGGCATCGCTCCCGGCGATGCGTCCCTGATCATACCAACAGACCATAAAACGCTGCCAGGGATGCTCCAGGATGCCGGATACCACACCGCAGCCATCGGCAAATGGCACCTGGGCATAGGAAATCCGGGTACCACCATCGACTGGAATACCGAACTGAAACCAGGCCCCAACGAAGTAGGGTTCAACTACTCCTTTATCATGCCGGCAACGCTCGACCGCGTGCCCTGCGTTTTCGTGGAGAACCACCATGTCGTCAATCTCGACAAAAATGACCCTATCACCGTCAGCTATAAACATAAAGTAGGCAACGATCCTACCGGAAAAGAAAATCCGGAAAAGCTACGTATGCGCACAGATCCCCACCAGGGTCACGACCAGACCATCATCGACAGTATCAGCCGCATCGGCTGGATGACAGGAGGCAACAGCGCCAGGTGGAAAGATGAAAATATCGCAGGCATCATCACACAAAAAGCCATCAGCTTCATCGGAGAAAATAAAACGAACCCATTTTTTATCTACTTCGCCAGCGGCGATATCCACGTACCCCGCTACCCTAACAGTATGTTCAGAGGTAAAAGCGGTATGGGACTCCGTGGTGATGCCATCCTGCAGCTCGACTGGACAGTAGGCCAGATCGTTCATGCACTGGATTCCCTCGGGCTGACACAAAACACCATGATCATCTTCAGCAGTGATAATGGACCTGTTCTCAACGACGGCTACCTCGACCAGGCAGTTGAACTCGTTGGCAGCCATAAGCCCGCAGGCCCGCTCAGAGGCGGTAAATACAGCAGCTTTGAAGCCGGCGCACGCGTTCCGCTGATCGTTAAATGGCCTGCCACTATTAAAAAGCCGTCCGTTTCCAATGCCCTGATAGGCCAGATAGACTTCTTTTCATCGCTGGCAAAACTCACCGGTCAGCCTATCGCGAATGATGATGCACCGGACAGCTTCGATATGCTGCAACAACTGCTGGGAAAATCGGGTAAGAGTCGCCCCTATATTATCACACAGGGAAATGCACTCGCACTCATAGAAGGAGATTATAAATATATCACCCCTTCCAATGGCCGTAAATATGCCGATGAGGTTCAGATCGAAATGGGTACCGATCCGGCACCACAGCTCTATAATATTAAAAAAGATGTATTCGAGAAAGACAATCTCGCAAAAAAAGATCCCACAAAAACCAATGCCATGGCTGAAAAGCTAAAAGCAGTATCAGCCGCTGAAAGCAGCAGGTAA